The Streptomyces sp. NBC_00102 genome segment GCTGGTGGGGTTCTTCACCTTCTGGCCCGTACTCCCCTATGTCACGCGGGCGCTGACCAACGTGGACCGCGCGCTCGTACGCACCCTGCTGGCCCCCTCCGACGAGCTGGAGCGGCGGATCGCCGAACTGGAGTCGGACCGGGGTGTGGTGGTGGACACGGCCGCCGCTGACCTGCGCCGGATCGAACGCGATCTGCACGACGGCGCACAGGCCCGGCTGGTGGCGCTCGCCATGGACCTCGGGCTGGCGAAGGAGAAGCTCACCGACGATCCGGAGGCGGCGGCCCGCATGGTCGACGAGGCGCACGGCGAGGTGAAGGTCGCCCTCCAGGAGCTCCGCGATCTCGCCCGGGGAATCCATCCGGCCGTCCTCACCGACCGGGGCCTGGACGCGGCCCTCTCCTCGATCGCCTCGCGCTGCACCGTGCCCGTGACGGTCGGCGTCGATCTGCCGGGCCGGCCGGCCCAGGCGATCGAGGGCATCGCGTACTTCACCGTCTCCGAGCTGCTCCAGAACGTCAGCAAGCACAGCCGGGCGCGCTCGGCCTCCGTGGACGTGTGGCGGACGGGCGACCGGCTGATGCTCCAGGTCCGCGACGACGGGAAGGGCGGGGCGCGCACGGAGGGCGGCACCGGCCTGGCCGGTCTCGCGGAGCGGCTGGGCGCGGTGGACGGTCTGCTGCTCGTGGAGTCGCCCGAGGGCGGCCCCACCTCGGTGACCGCCGAGCTGCCCTGGCGCGACGGCGCGGCCGGACCGGGCTGAGCCGGAGCAGGCACGTACGGGGTACGGGAAGAGGGCCGGGGCGCGTGCGCTCCGGCCCTCCGCCGTGCGCCGGGCGCGCACGCCGGGGTGGGGGTAACCCCCCACCGGATACGGAGACCGCCCTCATGGTGCGGAGCGCCCGTACGGAAGAGGCTGGAGTCATCGGCCGGCAACCGCGCACGGCCGTAACCGCGGCCCGTGGAAACGGCCCGTGCGGGACGACGCGCGAAGAACGGCATACGGAGCACGGCCCGCGACGGGCCCCACCGGAGAACGGAAACGGACGGCAGCGATGGCCACGGCATACGGATCGGACGCACGGGACCGGCAGGGTGGCGGCTCCACCGGCTCCTGGGACCGCCCCGACGAGAAGCACTTCTTCCCGGCGGTGCTCCGCGCGCCGGTCGAGGGGCGGACCTGGCGGGAGCTGCTGTACCTCCTGCTGAGCCTGCCGGTCAGCATCGTGCTCTTCACCCTCGTGGTCACCACGGTCTCGCTGAGCGCCGGCCTGATGGTCACCTTCCTCGGCATCCCGGTCCTCGCCGCCGGCCTGGCCGTGTGCCGGGGGTTCGGCGCCTTGGAGCGCCTGCGCGCCCGCGCCCTGCTGGGGCTCGACGTGGCTGCTCCCGAGCCCGTACGGGGCAGGACCGGCGGGGTGTTCTCGTGGGCCGGAGCGGCGCTCCGCAACGGCGCCTCCTGGCGCCACCTGCTCTACGGCTTCCTGCACTTCCCGTGGGCGGTCTTCGCGTTCACCGTCTCGGTGACGGTCGTGACGACCGCGTGGAGCATGTTCACGTACCCGCTGTGGGCCTGGGTCTTCCCGGCGTACGTCGGGACCGACGGCCTCCAGCTGTACGGGGACGCCACGCACCGCGTCTACCTGGACTCGTCCTTCGAGCTGACCGCGACCTGCGCCGTGGGCCTGGTCCTGGTGCTGGTCTCGCCGTGGATCGTCCGGGGGCTGGCCTCGGTGGACCGGGTGATGGTCGCCGGACTGCTCGGCCCGTCCCGGCTGGACTCCCGCGTGGTGGAGCTGGAGTCGGACCGGGGTGTGGTCGTGGACGCGGCGGCGGCCGACCTCCGCCGGATCGAACGCGATCTGCACGACGGCGCCCAGGCCCGGCTCGCCGCGCTCGCGATGGAGCTCGGGCTCGCGAAGGACCGGCTCGCCGAGGACCCCGAGGCGGCGGCCCGGCTGATCGACGGGGCGCACGGCGAGGTGAAGGTCGCCCTCCAGGAACTCCGCGACCTCGCCCGGGACATCCACCCCGCCGTCCTCACCGACCGGGGCCTGGACGCGGCGCTCTCCTCCGTCGCCTCCCGCTGCGCGGTCCCGGTCTCCGTGGACGTGGAGCTGCCGCAGCGCCCGGCGCGGGCGATCGAGAACCTCGCGTACGTCACCGTCTCCGAGCTGCTCCGCAACGTCACCCGGCACGCCGGTGCCACCCGGGCCTCGGTCACGGTGCGCCCGACGTCGGACCGGCGGAACCGTGACGACCGCAAGGACGGGCATCACCCGCAGGGCCGCCCGGACCACCTGGTGATCCGGGTCGACGACGACGGGCGGGGCGGCGCGGACCCAACGGCGGGCGGTGGTCTGGCCGGACTCGCGGAGCGGCTGCGTGCCGTGGACGGCAGCCTGACGGTGGACTCCCCGGCGGGCGGCCCGACGACGGTGACGGCGCGGCTCCCCTGGCGGGACTGAGCGGGAGGCGGGACCGGGAGCCACCGGGAGCGCCCTTGTGCGCGGGCGGGACTTCCCCCGAAAGAGGGACCCGGCGCGGCACCGAAGGCCCACCGGGAGCACGCCGAAGGTCTGCCGGACCGCGAAAACGAGGTGCGCGGGGCGGAGTGGTGTCGGCAGGATGCCCGACGTGACCGAGCAGCCGAACGACCCCGTCCCGCCCCGCACCGTCCTCGACGCCTTCCGGGTGACGGGTACGCCGGTCCGCCTGGCCGGCGGGCAGGGGCTGAGCGTCCGCGTCGGCGGGTACGTGTTCAAGCCCGCCGAAGGGACGGAGGCCGAGGTCTCATGGGCCGCCTCGCTCTTCGAGACGGTGGCGTCCGGTCGCGGTTTCCGTGTCCCCCGCCCGCTCCGGACCGCCGACGGCCGGTGCCTGGTGGACGGCTGGACCGCCCACGAGTTCCTGGCCGGCGAGCCCGGTCCCCGGGGCCGCTGGTCCGAGGTGCTGAGCGCGGGCCGGGCCTTCCACGCCGCACTGCGGGACTGCCCCCGGCCCGGCTTCCTCGGCAGCCACACCCACCCCTGGGCCGTGGCCGACCGGGTGGCGTGGGGCGAACAGGACGTGGAGGTGGCCGCCGGCCTCGCCGCCCCTTTCTCGGCCCTGCTGGAGCTGAGGCGCCCGGTACGGCAGGACACGGCGCAGCTCGTCCACGGCGACCTCACCGGCAATGTGCTCTTCGCCCCCGGCCGGGCACCCGTGGTGATCGACTTCTCTCCGTACTGGCGGCCCCCGCTGTTCGCCGAGGCCGTGGTGGTCGCGGACGGGCTGCTGTGGTTCGGCCTTACGTCCGGTCGGCCGCCGGCCGTCAGCGACCACCGGGACTGGCAGCAGATGCTGATCCGCGCGCTGATCTTCCGACTCGTCGCGGAGAGCGAGAACGCGGGGCCGGACGCCCCGGCACGGCCCGGGGAGGCCGAGCGGTACACCGGGGCCATCGAGTCGGTGGTCCGGGAGCTCGGGGCAGGCCGGGGGTGAACCGCGTACCGCCTCCCTTTTCCCGGACCCGTATCCCCACATGATCAGAATTCCGCTTTCCCCATCCCCCGATCTACTGACCTTCCCATCCACCGATCGTCCGACCTTCCGATTCGCCGACCTTCCGATCTGCCGATCCTCCGATTCGCCGATCTGCCGATCCTCCGATTCGCCCGATCTGCCGATCCACCGACGAACGGCACCGAATCCACCGAAAGCAACGAAAGTGCCGAAGGTCGCGCACCACGAAAGGCGGAACCGGACGAAAGGTGGCCCATACATGATCACCGCCGCCGGCGCCGGGCGCGGGAAACAATGCACCGCCCCTCCCTCACCCGTCCGCCGCGCCACCGGCCGCTCCCTTTCCCACCAGCCTTTTCTCACCCGTGGATGAACGTGCACACGCCCTGTTGACACACGCGCGCACCCCTGCGGGAAATGGCCCCACCCCGTTCCACCCGCGCCGCCCCGGGCTGGGATGCTGGGCGACGAGAAAACCGCCGGGCGACCGGCGCCCGACGACAACAGCAGCGGGGGAAGCGTCAGCGTGGAGAACAAGGTGCGGGTACGGGTGGTCATCGCAGAGGATTCGGTGCTGCTGCGGGAGGGACTGACCCGGCTGCTCACCGATCTCGGGCACGAGGTCGTCGCCGGGGTCGGGGACGCGGAAGCGCTGCTCGCACTCCTGACGGAGCTGCACGCACGGCAGGAGCTGCCGGACGTGGTGGTCGCGGACGTCCGCATGCCGCCGACCCATACCGACGAGGGGGTCCGGGCGGCGGTCCAGTTGCGCAAGGACCACCCGGGTGTCGGGGTACTGGTGCTGTCGCAGTACGTGGAGGAGCAGTACGCCACCGAACTGCTGGCCGGCAGCACGCGCGGGGTGGGCTATCTGCTGAAGGACCGGGTCGCGGACGTACGGGACTTCGTGGACGCCGTGGTGCGGGTGGCCGGGGGCGGGACCGCCCTGGACCCGGAGGTGGTGGCGCAGCTGCTGGGGCGGAGCCGTAAGCAGGACGTGCTGGCGGGGCTCACGCCCCGCGAGCGGGAGGTACTCGGCCTGATGGCGGAGGGGCGGACGAACTCCGCCGTCGCCAAGCAGCTCGTGGTGAGCGACGGCGCGGTGGAGAAGCACATCAGCAACATCTTCCTCAAGCTCGGCCTGGCGCCGAGCGAGGGGGACCACCGGCGGGTGCTCGCGGTGCTGACCTATCTGAACTCGTAGTCCCTGGTCCCTGGTCCCTGGTCCCTGGTCCCAGGGCTCCGGGCTCCTCACCGCGTCTCCGAATTCCGGACATCGCGCATTCTTGAACGGTTTTCGGCGCGCCCAATCCTCGCCGTAAGGGAAAGGTGCGGCCTACGTCGAAAGGCCGAGCCCGCATCAGCCCCCCGACCTGCCTCGGAAGGCTGGAATCGTCAGGAAAATAGAGCGGAACCAGCCTCCCCTCCCGATGTCCCCCATATGATCGACGGAGGAAGGCGCCCCTTACCGACGTAGTGTGGGCCCCGGGACCGTCGGCGGGCCGGCTGTTCCGGGGCCGCCGCCCACGGGAGGTCCAGTTCAGTGACCAGCCAGGTCAGTAGCCAGGCCGATGTGACCGACGAGGCCGTCCTCGGGGAGCAACGCGCTCCCCGGGCGGCGAATACGGAGGTCGGCGTGAAAGAAATCCGTCGACTGGATCGGGTCATCATTCGATTCGCCGGGGATTCCGGTGACGGTATGCAGTTGACGGGCGACCGTTTCACCTCGGAGACGGCATCGTTCGGCAATGACCTGTCGACCCTGCCGAACTTCCCGGCCGAGATCAGGGCGCCCGCGGGCACCCTGCCGGGCGTCTCGTCCTTCCAGCTCCACTTCGCCGACCACGACATCCTCACGCCCGGGGACGCCCCGAACGTCCTGGTCGCGATGAACCCGGCGGCCCTGAAGGCCAACATCGGGGACGTCCCGCGCGGCGCCGAGGTGATCGTCAACACGGACGAGTTCACCAAGCGCCCGATGGCGAAGGTCGGTTACGCCACCTCGCCGTTGGAAGACGGTTCGCTGGAGGCGTTCAACGTCCACCAGGTGCCGCTGACCACGCTGACGATCGAGGCGCTGAAGGACTTCGGGCTGTCGCGGAAGGAGGCCGAGCGGAGCAAGAACATGTTCGCGCTGGGTCTGCTGTCGTGGATGTACCACCGTCCGACGGAGGGGACGGAGGCGTTCCTGCGGCAGAAGTTCGCGAAGAAGCCGCAGATCGCGGAGGCGAACGTGGCCGCGTTCCGGGCGGGCTGGAACTTCGGTGAGACGACCGAGGACTTCGCGGTGTCCTACGAGGTCGCCCCGGCGACGAAGGCGTTCCCGACCGGGACGTACCGCAACATCTCCGGGAACCTCGCCCTGTCCTACGGGCTGATCGCGGCGTCCCGGCAGGCCGGGCTCCCGCTCTACCTCGGCTCGTACCCGATCACCCCGGCGTCCGACATCCTGCACGAGCTCTCGAAGCACAAGAACTTCGGTGTGCGCACGTTCCAGGCGGAGGACGAGATCGCCGGGATCGGGGCCGCGCTCGGCGCCGCGTTCGGCGGGTCGTTGGGGGTGACGACGACGTCGGGGCCGGGCGTGGCACTGAAATCGGAGACCATCGGACTGGCCGTCTCCCTCGAACTCCCGCTGCTGATCGTGGACATCCAGCGCGGCGGCCCCTCCACCGGCCTGCCCACCAAGACCGAACAGGCCGACCTGCTCCAGGCGATGTACGGCCGCAACGGCGAAGCCCCCGTCCCGGTCGTCGCCCCGAAAACCCCGGCCGACTGCTTCGACGCCGCCCTCGAAGCCGCCCGCATCGCCCTGACCTACCGCACCCCCGTCTTCCTGCTCTCCGACGGCTACCTCGCCAACGGATCGGAGCCGTGGCGCATCCCGGACCCGGAGCAACTCCCCGACCTCCAGGTCACCTTCACCACCACCCCCAACCACACCCTGGACGACGGCACCGAAGTCTTCTGGCCCTACAAGCGCGACCCCCAGACCCTGGCCCGCCCCTGGGCGGTGCCGGGAACACCGGGACTGGAACACCGCATCGGCGGGATCGAGAAACAGGACGGCACCGGGAACATCTCCTACGACCCGGCCAACCACGACTTCATGGTCCGCACCCGCCAGGCCAAAATCGACAACATCACCGTGCCCGACCTGGAAGTCGACGACCCCACCGGCGCCACCACCCTGGTGCTGGGCTGGGGCTCGACCTACGGGCCCATCACCGCCGCCGTCCGCCGCCTCAGAGCCGCCGGCGAGACCATCGCCCAGGCCCACCTGCGCCATCTCAACCCCTTCCCCCGCAACCTCGGCGACATCCTCAAGGACTACGACAAGGTCGTCATCCCCGAGATGAACCTCGGCCAGCTCGCCACCCTCGTCCGCGCCCGGTAC includes the following:
- a CDS encoding sensor histidine kinase, with amino-acid sequence MTTSPSESPSAPEDPRPPRLRPALDVWTWKEIAHLLANLPATLVGFVYAVVLVSVGAGLSVTVVGLPLLALGIQGARGLGRFERARARVLLGVHVEEPGAIARTRREKGFFAWLWSGLGDPVGWRTLLYSFIRLPWGVVTFAVTLVGFFTFWPVLPYVTRALTNVDRALVRTLLAPSDELERRIAELESDRGVVVDTAAADLRRIERDLHDGAQARLVALAMDLGLAKEKLTDDPEAAARMVDEAHGEVKVALQELRDLARGIHPAVLTDRGLDAALSSIASRCTVPVTVGVDLPGRPAQAIEGIAYFTVSELLQNVSKHSRARSASVDVWRTGDRLMLQVRDDGKGGARTEGGTGLAGLAERLGAVDGLLLVESPEGGPTSVTAELPWRDGAAGPG
- a CDS encoding sensor histidine kinase is translated as MATAYGSDARDRQGGGSTGSWDRPDEKHFFPAVLRAPVEGRTWRELLYLLLSLPVSIVLFTLVVTTVSLSAGLMVTFLGIPVLAAGLAVCRGFGALERLRARALLGLDVAAPEPVRGRTGGVFSWAGAALRNGASWRHLLYGFLHFPWAVFAFTVSVTVVTTAWSMFTYPLWAWVFPAYVGTDGLQLYGDATHRVYLDSSFELTATCAVGLVLVLVSPWIVRGLASVDRVMVAGLLGPSRLDSRVVELESDRGVVVDAAAADLRRIERDLHDGAQARLAALAMELGLAKDRLAEDPEAAARLIDGAHGEVKVALQELRDLARDIHPAVLTDRGLDAALSSVASRCAVPVSVDVELPQRPARAIENLAYVTVSELLRNVTRHAGATRASVTVRPTSDRRNRDDRKDGHHPQGRPDHLVIRVDDDGRGGADPTAGGGLAGLAERLRAVDGSLTVDSPAGGPTTVTARLPWRD
- a CDS encoding aminoglycoside phosphotransferase, translated to MTEQPNDPVPPRTVLDAFRVTGTPVRLAGGQGLSVRVGGYVFKPAEGTEAEVSWAASLFETVASGRGFRVPRPLRTADGRCLVDGWTAHEFLAGEPGPRGRWSEVLSAGRAFHAALRDCPRPGFLGSHTHPWAVADRVAWGEQDVEVAAGLAAPFSALLELRRPVRQDTAQLVHGDLTGNVLFAPGRAPVVIDFSPYWRPPLFAEAVVVADGLLWFGLTSGRPPAVSDHRDWQQMLIRALIFRLVAESENAGPDAPARPGEAERYTGAIESVVRELGAGRG
- a CDS encoding response regulator transcription factor, coding for MVIAEDSVLLREGLTRLLTDLGHEVVAGVGDAEALLALLTELHARQELPDVVVADVRMPPTHTDEGVRAAVQLRKDHPGVGVLVLSQYVEEQYATELLAGSTRGVGYLLKDRVADVRDFVDAVVRVAGGGTALDPEVVAQLLGRSRKQDVLAGLTPREREVLGLMAEGRTNSAVAKQLVVSDGAVEKHISNIFLKLGLAPSEGDHRRVLAVLTYLNS
- a CDS encoding 2-oxoacid:acceptor oxidoreductase subunit alpha, which gives rise to MTSQVSSQADVTDEAVLGEQRAPRAANTEVGVKEIRRLDRVIIRFAGDSGDGMQLTGDRFTSETASFGNDLSTLPNFPAEIRAPAGTLPGVSSFQLHFADHDILTPGDAPNVLVAMNPAALKANIGDVPRGAEVIVNTDEFTKRPMAKVGYATSPLEDGSLEAFNVHQVPLTTLTIEALKDFGLSRKEAERSKNMFALGLLSWMYHRPTEGTEAFLRQKFAKKPQIAEANVAAFRAGWNFGETTEDFAVSYEVAPATKAFPTGTYRNISGNLALSYGLIAASRQAGLPLYLGSYPITPASDILHELSKHKNFGVRTFQAEDEIAGIGAALGAAFGGSLGVTTTSGPGVALKSETIGLAVSLELPLLIVDIQRGGPSTGLPTKTEQADLLQAMYGRNGEAPVPVVAPKTPADCFDAALEAARIALTYRTPVFLLSDGYLANGSEPWRIPDPEQLPDLQVTFTTTPNHTLDDGTEVFWPYKRDPQTLARPWAVPGTPGLEHRIGGIEKQDGTGNISYDPANHDFMVRTRQAKIDNITVPDLEVDDPTGATTLVLGWGSTYGPITAAVRRLRAAGETIAQAHLRHLNPFPRNLGDILKDYDKVVIPEMNLGQLATLVRARYLVDAHSYNQVNGMPFKAEQLATALKETLDA